The window GGAAAGGATGAGAGAAGATGCAGTTAAAATACACAGGATACAaggaaatttctcttttcaaaccTTCAGTGTGCAATTCATGGGggcagcttttcttttcatacTCAAAGCTCACCATCAGGTTAAGCTAACTATGAAATCGAACACAGATGCTGTGGATTACAAATGAAACCCAGGCTAGAAggctcctcacagcacaacTATCCCTCATTTTATATAATTTGGCCAAACCTGACATCACTCTGGCGTGGCTAATGAAAGCTGTGGCACAGCGAGGTACTTCATCTTGCTGCACAAGAACAGAGATAAAAGCAGGAACCTTGAGGGGAGGGAGAATTGTTCAGACAGAAGCAGCTGtcctgtgaaacaaaaatcacttttcatttccttttgcttgCCCTTCTCCACACAACCTGGAAAGTCAAGTCTAAACATTCTTGGGTGAGCTGCGtaagctctgctgcaggaaacacAACTCTGACTGAAATGAACATGTTCTGTGGCTGAAGAACTGCTGAGATACGAGcactctgctgcttccagttTAGTTTACAAAGTTTACAATGAACTGAAAGATTCTTGTTTGTCTCACAACTCTTTAATATTTCTGACAAAGAGACTGGCCTGCAAAACGAAACAGGCACACAGATCCTTCTGATTTTATTAATAACTAAAAAAACTAAAGCATCTTTGTCAGTCTAGACTTCATTGTTCATAAGAACATGTCCATCTCCTCTCTTTCAACAGCATTTACAGGTGCAGCACTGTAACTTCCCTATCAGCAGTAGCTATCTTACTACAAGCAGATGTTATGTTTTGTAATTGCACACTGACCAGGTAGAAATTCAGGTATCACCAGATTAGATGATTCCATAGACACTGGgtaatagaaaattaattacttgtTCTTCATGGTCAAGACAGATAAAATAGGAGTAACACAACCACACCTGACAAAGCTAAATACAATAAATTTCAATTAGCCAAGATTAGCACACTGTGAGGAACTACTTGAGGGTATTTACTTGTGGCACCAGAAgtgcttcccagctccaggagctcagcacaCCTTGCCCAGCAACACTACTAATCCTTCCCAAAAGAGAACTGcacatcaggaaaagaaaggagtaTTTTATGAAAGGGTTTTAGGATGAAGATGTTCTAAAAACAAATGaagtaaagcaaaataaacaaggTCCAGATGAGATCACAGAGATAGGaaaattttctggtttgaaCTGGATTTTAGACAAGACGGAATATTGTCCTGAATGTTAGAGagcaagcaggagcagggatgcaaAAGAACTTCTGCCCATCAGTTAGGAGACGAAACTTCCAGGGACTTTGAAGAAAAGTTTCCAGACAAAAACTACTGGACCGTGTAATAGTCTCTAAGGGAAGTGATAGCAAACCTGATTCTTGCTGCACTTCAAAACAACCAGAGAAAGCACTTGGAGAACATTCCTAAGGGAACAATCTGACACTGGCAGGGCAGTGAAATTCATGATCTAACTGTATTTTCCATCTTTAACGTCTCCTGGTAAGAGATCTTGAagtataatttttcatttcacagcatATTGGAAGTACATACTGTTCAGTGTTTCTCCTTTCAGGCTCTACATTCATTGGTCAGATATGGTCAAGGACATGGATTTAAAATCTGCTTGTGTATCTTTAGAGTCACCTTAAAGGAATAAGGAGTTTAGGTGCAGAGATACAACAGGTATTGTCAGAGGACAAGTCTAAAGAGACAGACAACTTGGTGGCACGTGATTTTGctcttttcattcatttttattcctgcaGGCATTTGGTCAAAGGTTATTGGCACAGCTTCACAGGTGAAGCTCTTTGAAAGAGCTAAACCACAGAATTGCCTATCTGTCACTTGGCAGCAAAAGGCAACATCTGTAGCTGCTTAAATAAATGAACACCCTGAACTGGAACCCTggtccagagctgctgtttaaCTTGGGATTACAATGCAAAACAGGACACAGTGCCCAGGCCGCCCACtcactgcagccagccagggccCAATCTGCCTGCTCAGCACTTCTGGACCAGGTATGGCTGCATGAtcagctgccacagcccagcaggctctgcaccagcacagcttgCCTGGACTGAGCTTGACAAGCACAATTAAGCAACTTGATTTGCTGCTCCAAGGTACAAGCTGACTACCATTGTCCTATTCAGTCTGCactgttttgaagaaaatgctttgtgaTTCTGGATTAATAAAATTCAGAGGCAGTAGAAGGTGGGTATCACACCTGGCTAATGTCTCAATGATTTAACAGCAGTTTACAGAAATGGCAAAGTGGAATTTGGTAACTGTTGGGGTATTATTCCTCTTAGCCTTATTTAAAATGATAAGCAACCACAGCACATTCAAATTTGTACCTCATTGACAACATCTATAGGCAAATAGAGCATCCTCATCATTCTGCTGAAAGCCCAGATTAACATCAGCTCACAGAAAGCAGAATGTGCACTTAAATCATCCTTACTTATTAACTTATCCTTACTTAatgcttggcagtgctgggttaatgatCAAACCTGATTATCTGAGAGGTCTTTACAACCCCAACAACTGCATGACTACAGCCCTTCATACAACCCTCTGGAGATCTCCCAAACTCAATTCTGTGtaggcttttttccccaatattaCAGAACTATGCCCTAAGGAGACTTTAGGTCCCCTCAGGCCACACAATTCTCACCTTCTTGAGATCCTCTTTGGAGAACTTCTCATAGGGATTTTGTTCCAAGTAAGCCATGTGCTCTGCATTGTTGCTTCCAAATCCTGGGCCTTTGCCTTTCTTACCAGTAAACTGTTCTCCAAATGGATGGTGTAAAAGATCAAAATGAAGCATGGTAATCATCTCTTTCTTTATGAGTTCTTCACTTTTCTGCAAGTCTGTTAGGGGTGGTTCCACGTTTAAGGGCCTCAGTATTGTTTCATTAACCTGtccaggaataaaaaaaagtttgtaaATATAATATACACCAAAGATAATATTAAATTCATGTAGCTCCACTCAAGTATAACTTTTATGTATCAGCTGAACCCCACAGCAGAGGTGCCAAAACCCTTGTGACACATGCAGCAATCTCATCATCTGTGCAGACAAAATACCACatgacagctctgctggggaagTTTCCTGAAAATCAGAATAGTCAAAGATTTCACTCTCTCATGATTTCCTTAGACTGTATTTCCTCCTATAATGGTTaaagcctttatttttaatttttgttccttAACAGTGAATTTTGTCTCCACTTACTTCTGAGGGCCGTGGTAGATTCTTCTGCACAGCTTTGTGCATTCTCTTCAGTTCCTTGGCACGCTCTGCTTCTCGGAGAGCCTAAACAGACAAGCCAAGTGTTACTCCAGCCACTGTAACACAATCAGATGCTGCCTAGGAATGTATGTGATATAAAAACTAATTGATTATTGCAGCAAAGATTCCTTCCAGTATATACAGACTTCGTGTTACTAAGCCAGAGCTAAATAATGTGATGACAACGTAATTCACTGCCTCTGAAATGAATGGGAAGAGCACAGCAGATTAACTCCAACAGAAAAGAGATCTTCAAAAGTCATTTCCAGGCATCAAATTCTCCTTCAATCTCAACTGCagaaaaattttgttctttACACATTTCTCTATGTGTGACAGCTGCTCTAATTCTTCAGACATTAAATccaccaggaaaagaaagattctTAAATTAGCAGCTGTGACTCTGTTTCTCATCTTCAATGACTTAAAGCACATATTTCACTAAAACACTACTTGTAAAGTGGAAAAACACGAGAGAGTTCTCTTTACAATACACTTTCAAGCAATAAATAACATGAAAAGCCAGTGCTGTCAGGAACTTCAGGAACAATGACCAACATCTTCCATGTTGTAATCCCAGCATGTCACATCTTCTCTTGAAGGCAGGATGCTCTTCTCTCGTATGACGATACAACTCAGATTCTTTCCTCTATTCTACACACATACACTGCTTGTATTTATTCAGACTTTTTATTAGGGCATGTATGCACATGACATACAAATACATGTAAAAAATATGTTCCTCCCTAAATAGGACACATGAGGAATCAAATTCTGGCAAATGCTTATCCCATTTAAAGATCAAAGCataggcttttttaaaatattttgttcactTGTCAAGCACAGCCATTGTTAAAAAGTTCTCTGGactcaaaaatcccatttatttttataaaaaatgtatatttatataagGTATATAATAGAAAGACATCTGCAACACAAAATTTAGGCTTAGCAATAAATAGAAAAGGAGCTGTTTTTAGAAAGATTTAAAGCGTCTCTGGTTACTGGCCAGTACAGCCAATTAACTGGCAGAATTTAGGCTTGTACTTTATCCAGCATTCCTTGAttctaaaccaaaacaaaacaacagggACCCATTCACAAATTGCCTGTCTGGGTAATCCTCTGGTAGTGGCCAAGGGTGCCAATTCCCTGCATGGCAGATTTTTATCTGTGTGCTACCAGCCTGCCTGAGTTTGTATATACCTGTCTAATCTTTCacaaacagcaatttttaaCCTTGAGAGAATAacttgaaactgaaaaaaaagcacagttctTATGTGCTTAAAATTAAGCAAGTGCCACTgtagaaaaaagcttttaattaaatttttatcttCTGGGGGACGAACACAGCAGGTAGGACACAAGCACTCTTAGGGACTTCATGCATAAAAATGATGTGATACATAACattaagaaattaagaaagttatttagagagaaaaatgatTTGGCCTCTGTGTGTGCATACTCTGatagcagcaaagaaaacaggTAAATTTTACTTTGCTATCCTGTAGAAGAAGCTGTACCTCTTCCATTGAACAGGTGTGAAACAACAGGAACGATCCAAggaacacattttattttacacaaaAAGCACCATCCACATCTCACACACTGACCTGCTTGCGGGCTTCTATATCAGCAGCATCTTCTACAAAGGTTTCATCTACTTCATGTTCTTCAAGttccttttctgcattttcaggcAGAACAATCTCAAAGTCATTctttggagcagggagggcCATGAGCCCCAGGCGCAGGTGCTCCCGAGACTCCCTCTcctgtgggaagagcagagagatGTGATGGATTCATTCCCTTCTGGATTCATATCCTGAGTGCAGTGCAATACCCTGAGTGCAGCACAATCAGATTCCACTCATCTCCATTAACAGACAGTAACAACACACCAATTATTCCACCTCAGTCTGCTGCAAAGCCAGAAAGCACCAGATCTGGAAACCAGGGGACTCCACCATGGATTTGAAGCCTCAATTTCCCTTCTAGCAGTAAAAAGTCCCTATACTGTAAAAAGGCTAAGAGTATAACTACATCAAATATTCTCCTTCAAGCTAAGAGGAGCTCTGGAATTTTGAAGTTGAAGAGTTATTTTTGTGAGAACATGGCAAACACTTGGACAGGGTATCTTAGCTAGGCCAAAAAGAAAACTGCCAATAGCTCAGGTGGGAGATATTCAAAGCTATAGTTGAGGCTGCAGAATCAGCCACATAAAAGGAGTTCCCAAGGTGCTACCTATTAGGTAAATGCCCTTTTATGCCATGTCTAATTGGCAGGGCCCATCTGGCTGAATCTCCAAGAATGGAAACATCTGTTGCCAAAGGTAATGAAAAAGTCTGGATGGGACTCAGATTTCTGAACATCTCAAACCCCAGGGCTCCTAATGGCAAAAATTAAACTCCTTTAGCTCAGTGTTGTCAACACGGCAGACTGATGTAAAGGTCCTGTAGGTAAATCAGGAAGTCAAGATGATGAGGAATTTGAGGATTGTGTAGGATTGCAAGAAAAATGAATCTTTGCTCAAGATGCATTTCCTGCTCAGCTTCAAAGATAGAAATAGGATGGAAACTTAACTATGTCTTCTCCAAAAAACAGTTTTAGTGTGTTTACTGAGCACACTGAAAGCCATTCCAAGAGGCAAGacttctgttcttttaaataTGGACTGTATTTTATTATGTGATGAGGACAGACCCGTAGACAGGTGGAAGCAATAACacttattataaaataaaattattttcagcagatGAGAactaaaaacctgaaaattagCAGAGCACAGATTTCCATTTCTTAAGTACTACCCACCATTTGTTTTGCATAGGATGGGTCACTGTAATCTGCCATTCCCTCTTCTGGGTTGATGTTCAGTTTATCCCGCAGAGGAGTTCTCCCAGGAGTTGTGCCAAGGGCAGGTTTGGGAGTCAGTCCTCCTCGAGGAGTTAAGCTCTCTGACCCCTGAGAGGGTGTTCTAGTGAAGTGAAATTAGTCATTAGTTTTTTACTAAAGAGCTCTACTTACAAAAGTCTGAAAAGTTACATAAGCACAGTCTATACATTCAGTCTAGAGTTTTTCTTGGGAGGCAGTGAAACTGTAAAGTGCAATTACAagaatactaaaaataaattgtttaagCCTGTCAAGGTGCAACCAAGGTCCTGTCAAGCTGAAATCTAGGCACGTCATCATTTCAAGAGAAGCTTCAGGAACTCCACCAACACAAACTCCCATTGCTGCTTTTGAGACAAGAGCTTATCCAGTCACCAGGCATTTTTTTGGGATACAGTAACCAGGGTTGAATTGAAAGCTCTGATTTCCCCACCACCTGGGCAAGTCATTTGCTCTGAAATCATCTGGCCCAACAGCTGTCCCACACTGCAACTGAATGGATCATCCTAAAATATCTCTTTGCTTTCACTGACTATTGAAGAAGTAATTACATTATAATAATTACTTCTAAGCATCTGTGGTTAGGCAACATGGATTAAGTCTTAGATTTTGTTGGGCCAGATTGCTTTTCCTCTAGACTAGGAAGGAATATTGTTCTCTACCCCAATGACCTACTACGTGAATGAGGGGTTACTTCACGGATTGATTAATTTCTCCCTCTACTCAAGGACTTGGATTTTCCCACTGACAGAGCATTTCTACCAGCAAGCCAAGTTGACCCAAAAGTAACATATGTACATGTGGAAATCTGAACTTCAGAAGCTAAAAACACAccataaaaaatcccaaacaacaaaattagAGCAtctctactttttaaaatataaaataacgCAAATCAACAGCCAGATCACCCCAGGTCAAATTCTACATTTATTTTGCACCACACTGACACCAACAGATCTTCAAAAAAAGCACTCACTGCTGgaactttttttaattaaaagatcAGGGcttctgaacaaaaataaagctgctttGGAAAAGCTGCCATAAAGgtcctttttatttcattctccACTTTTCCTACTAACATGATACAAGTAAAATTAGAACCTAAATGGAAAAACCTGACACACAAAATGTACCAATTGTAACATGTTTTAGCTGCATGGTATTTGACATTTGTGGGATATGTATTTGTTCACTGTAAGAGTTAAACCAGCAATTCTGTACTATTTAGATTGGcaatataagaaatattttattttggatatATATggcttataaaatatttactccAGCTTTTCAAAAATTCAGTGTGGGTTTGGCTGAGGGACCTCCCACATCTTTGATTCCAAGGTAATACTTTGGAAAGGCCAGGATCCACATACAGAACAACACTCCAGCTTACTATTTATACTCCTGCATTACCCCAGAATAATTTATACTGCTCCAGACCACAGAAGGCCACATTTTGGATCAAAACTCCAGTGAGCTGAACACAGATGAAGAGGACATGGCTGAGCTTTCTGAAGACACAGAGAAGGAGAAACTTGTACAACAAGGGCTTGAAATAAAAGTGAGTTCCTTTTCAAGCTCTAATCATGATAGTATTTTACACATCAAAATCTGCTCTGTTCATCCACCTCCAATCAGACACATGCCCACCCAGGCACCGATCACAAAAGGAGTCTGTTTACCTGAAAGGTGTGGAAAGCACAGTATTTGGAGTCTGAACAACCTGTTTCTGTGGTGTTACCCCTGAAAAGTCACTTTCATGCAAGGGAGTATTGAGACCTCCTTTCAGGGGAGTATCCACATTTGTGAGAGCCATCAGATTCTGGGCCTCCTGTGTAACAGACAACACAAGCAGTGCTTCACCAAGGCATTCACAGTCATGTTTAACAGATTCAGTAGCAGCAAGGATAACTGAAGAGTTACTTGAATATCAGTTcatggaaaatgtttaaaatttcttAGCTTTAACACGCATACACTGGTATTTATAAACCCTACTGTTCCACTGAGAGGCATTAGAGCTTCATTTCCAGTAAAATATGTTATAAACCGGAGTTGCAAAACTGAGTGTTTTACTTATTGTTTCAGCTTCCTTCAGTTTGCCAGACTCCATAAATCTCCAAGATTTCTTAGTGACTAAACACTCAAGTAATCCTAAGAATCCTGATTTTAAAAGGGAAGAGCATACTTTAACTCTGAAACCTGAATTCAGTCATCTTTATCCAAACTGCACTTCAAAGACAATGTTCCAAAAGAGATGGTCACTATTCAGATTTTTGGTTCATGACTCAGCTGAGGCTTTTATGAACAGCCCCCTTCTTTATCTCAATTTTCCTTATTACAGTGAAGAAGCTCCTTCTGAAAATGAGCTAATTATACTACTGTAAACAGCAATTATATTCCCAGAAGACCACTAATCCACCTATGTGTATGCATAATGCTGTGGCATTTATGATAAACTCCATTTGAAGGTGAGCCTGAGCATTCCTGCAAACATTGTACAGACTTAGGTTATGATCTCCAGAGCCAGgaactttctcttttctcctatCATGGAACTGCTGAAATACAGCTCATTGTCAACtcagagggttttttgttttggagtgggatttttggggtcttgTTTTGTACTACACACTAGCTGCACTGATTTAGTTTATCCATTTCCACATATTCAACAAAATGTTACTcaacaaaaccagtttttgaAAAATCCAGGCAATCAGAGGTTGCAAAGGTAGGTTTTGGCTACCCTAAGTTTTAAGCCAATAAAGTGCTATGAAAATATTCTTGCATTGTTGTAGTTAATTGCTACttgttatttgaaataaaagttgGACAACATAAAATACACTGTTTTAAGGAGATGAACTCATACATCTTCAGCACTGAGAGACACACAAGGAAGGGAAAATTATGCAAGGCTCCAGGAGAATGGTTAAAAGCTTTGCACAATATatgactaaaagaaaaagaatcagaaTGTTTTGAAACACAGTGACAATTGATTAAATACAAACAGTTCTGCTTCGATGCCCTTCAGTGTGTCCTGAAGATTGGGATTGCTTCAATCCCAACATTGCACACAATCTAAGGAGTGTTTCTCTGCCACTTACACTTCTACTCAGTTGACTCCTGCTCCAAAACTTAAAACCCATCCTGTACACTTATACTCTACCTGCAGGAtcctgtcctgggctgctggagtTTTGGGAGTCCTCAGAGCTATGCTGTTGTTGGTTACATTATATTCAGACAGAAGAGTGCTGGAAGCTGAGTTTGTGATTCCAGATTCCTCAGCAGTCTGCCGTGCAATCTCACTTGCTTGGCCAACTTTCACAACTTCTTCAAGTTCTGTATCAGATatctttgaaagagaaaatcccAAGGCATAGTAAGATGCAATGTAACTATGAGATCCAtttgacaaaacaaaaagtacTGTTTGGTATTGGCCTTATAAGTTGTTTATCATCAGTAAACACCTCAcctgaggagctggaagcacCAGTTTACTCCTTTTCTTGGTAAATTCTGACACTCCACTGGTCTGCAGAATAGCTGAGGGCAAGTCTGACTCTTTTTTCCGTTTCATGTGCTGCTTGTCTTTTTTGCgctctcttccctccctctcacTGTTATTATGGAAAACAGATCATTTcagaacacacagagcagctataaagcaaagcaaacaagcCAAGAGCAAAAAGGCTGTACCCTTTTAATACACTGGAtatgctgaaataaaacactgcagaagAGTGGAGCACCTTGTGGGTGATTGGATGACATCTGCAGATCTTGCAGCAGAACCTACTACAGGGCAGTGTAATGCTTTTAAATCATGGAATTAGCCAACAGATTTAGCTTTTAGGCtgaaaaactacaaaaaataGGGTCACTGGATCAATAAAAAAATGTCAGGCCAATAATTTAGACAGTAAAAATAAGAGTAtctttttctccagcagctgctaaAGGGAAAGtgagtattttcttttgtggaAAGTGCGAACGAATTTCTCTTCAGTCTCTAataaaaacagcatttccttcaAACAGCAATGGAGGCAGTCAGTGAAATCATAACCTTCTGTCTGAAGGTCCTGCCTGACCCTCTGAACAAAGAGCCATGCAGAACAATCAGTTAGTAATTCCACATGAATTAATAAACCAAATTGTACACGGCACTGAACTCTCCCagtaaaatgcagttttggCAGTAATGGGAAATGCAACTGTACAATTAAATATGTACCCAAGAATAGCATTTAACTACacttttggggatttctggggggaTGGGGAAAAATTAAGCATTTAATGTCATCAACTTAAGAACAACTCCATCTGAAGTAATACTACAAATCTACTCCTACAAGCAATTGCTATAAGGTTATAACTGAAAGGACAGACACTAAATACACAAGCAAAtaaactgctaaaaaaaaaaacaacctcaaaaaaataacatttcaacTTAAAGAACAGGAACATGTGTGAGAAACATTATTCTGATAAAAGGTGAactagaggaaagaaaagaggtgATCACAGACAATAGGTGAACTAGACCTTCTGAAAAgataaaccacaaaaaactgaaaaggcAGAGGCCACCTGCACTTGTATCTGTCCCATGGAAAATACACTTCCCACCCACACTATGTTTCCAGGACTTAACACACAGACATATGGGCTGCTTCCTTTTCAAATACACTGTTCCCTCCTTATTACAACACACACTTACGATCTTAATTCTCCATCCAGGTCTTGCTGACGCAGTCTCCTGAAATCTGCATCCAGGGActgataattttcttctgatgtaTCATAAAAACCAGGGGCAGGCTTCTTTTCAAATGGAATTTCTGCATTGTAATCCAcacctctcttcttttttcttttcttctggatCTCAATTCCAGCAGCGCGAAGTTCTCGTCTCTTCTGGAGAGCAGCAAGACGTCTAAAGAAACAGTACCACCATGGGATTTAAAGTGTAGAGCAAAGAAAAGGAGTCCCAGGATATGAAACCAAATGGAAGTTTACCGAGCttcttccagctgcttctccctgGCTTTCCTCTTGGCCTTCTTTCCCTGTGTATTTGCCAGACGTGCTCGGGCCTCAGACAGCATTTCAAGCTCATCTACAATAGCACAGATAAATACAGCAGTGAATCTGCACTTAAAAGATGAGAGTCAGGAAAAAGGTGacattaaaatgagaaaaccaTCTTTAAAAGCCGAATCAATCAATCACAGGCATTTTGTGTCAGCACTAATCTCCAAGTTATCCCAATATATTTACTGAATCACTGGCCAGGTaaaatgaagactttttttctaaaagccTCATGTTGAAAATAGTATCAATACGTATCAacactgaattaaaatatttacataaagaGGCAAACTGACCACATTAATGAAAGTAAAACTTCATTTACATCTTTATCTGAGAGTATTTTCTTGAGAACTTGTTAATTGCATTTACTTCCAGAGCCGAGAGTGCTGT of the Camarhynchus parvulus chromosome 3, STF_HiC, whole genome shotgun sequence genome contains:
- the CDC5L gene encoding cell division cycle 5-like protein; the protein is MPRIMIKGGVWRNTEDEILKAAVMKYGKNQWSRIASLLHRKSAKQCKARWYEWLDPSIKKTEWSREEEEKLLHLAKLMPTQWRTIAPIIGRTAAQCLEHYEFLLDKAAQRDNEEETADDPRKLKPGEIDPNPETKPARPDPIDMDEDELEMLSEARARLANTQGKKAKRKAREKQLEEARRLAALQKRRELRAAGIEIQKKRKKKRGVDYNAEIPFEKKPAPGFYDTSEENYQSLDADFRRLRQQDLDGELRSEREGRERKKDKQHMKRKKESDLPSAILQTSGVSEFTKKRSKLVLPAPQISDTELEEVVKVGQASEIARQTAEESGITNSASSTLLSEYNVTNNSIALRTPKTPAAQDRILQEAQNLMALTNVDTPLKGGLNTPLHESDFSGVTPQKQVVQTPNTVLSTPFRTPSQGSESLTPRGGLTPKPALGTTPGRTPLRDKLNINPEEGMADYSDPSYAKQMERESREHLRLGLMALPAPKNDFEIVLPENAEKELEEHEVDETFVEDAADIEARKQALREAERAKELKRMHKAVQKNLPRPSEVNETILRPLNVEPPLTDLQKSEELIKKEMITMLHFDLLHHPFGEQFTGKKGKGPGFGSNNAEHMAYLEQNPYEKFSKEDLKKAQDLLAQEMEVVKQGMGHGELSSEAYNQVWEECYSQVLYLPGQSRYTRANLASKKDRIESLEKRLEINRGHMTTEAKRAAKMEKKLKILLGGYQSRAMGLIKQLNDLWDQIEQAHLELRTFEELKKHEDAAIPRRLECLKEDVQRQQEREKELQQRFADFMLDKETFQAKY